The following coding sequences are from one Terrimicrobium sacchariphilum window:
- the fabG gene encoding 3-oxoacyl-[acyl-carrier-protein] reductase: MRFQNQVAIVTGAGRGIGEAIAKRLAAEGARVAIVSRTEANSVKTAEAINAATPDSAKPYAVDVADFDAVQKVGEQILADFGRCDILVNNAGITRDTLAMRMSSDDWDVVLNTNLKGAFNFTRSVLRAMVKQRSGRIINISSVSGLLGLAGQANYAASKAGLVGLTKTLARELASRGITANVVAPGFIETDMTAVLNEEIRKGALAQIPQARMGATDDIASAVAFLASPEAGYITGQVLAVDGGMSM; encoded by the coding sequence ATGAGATTTCAAAACCAAGTCGCCATCGTGACCGGCGCCGGACGCGGCATCGGTGAAGCCATCGCCAAACGCCTCGCAGCCGAGGGAGCCCGTGTGGCCATCGTCAGCCGGACCGAGGCCAATTCCGTCAAGACCGCCGAAGCCATCAATGCCGCCACGCCAGACTCCGCCAAGCCCTACGCGGTGGACGTCGCCGATTTTGACGCTGTGCAGAAGGTCGGCGAGCAGATCCTGGCCGACTTCGGTCGTTGTGACATCCTCGTGAACAACGCGGGCATCACCCGCGACACTCTCGCCATGCGCATGAGCTCTGACGACTGGGATGTCGTGCTCAACACGAACCTCAAGGGCGCTTTCAACTTCACCCGGTCCGTCCTCCGCGCCATGGTCAAGCAGCGCTCGGGCCGCATCATCAACATCAGCTCGGTGAGCGGACTCCTCGGCCTCGCCGGGCAGGCCAACTACGCCGCGAGCAAGGCCGGTCTCGTGGGCCTCACCAAGACGCTCGCCCGCGAACTCGCCAGTCGCGGCATCACGGCCAACGTCGTTGCCCCCGGCTTCATCGAGACCGACATGACGGCGGTGCTCAACGAGGAAATCCGCAAGGGCGCACTCGCCCAGATCCCGCAGGCTCGCATGGGTGCCACTGACGACATCGCCTCGGCGGTCGCCTTCCTCGCCAGCCCCGAGGCCGGGTACATCACCGGCCAGGTGCTCGCCGTCGATGGCGGCATGAGCATGTAA